A single genomic interval of Streptococcus oralis subsp. dentisani harbors:
- the lacG gene encoding 6-phospho-beta-galactosidase: MTKTLPKDFIFGGATAAYQAEGATHTDGKGPVAWDKYLKDNYWYTAEPASDFYHKYPVDLKLAEEYGVNGIRISIAWSRIFPTGYGKVNAKGVEFYHKLFAECHKRHVEPFVTLHHFDTPEALHSNGDFLNRENIDHFVDYAAFCFEEFPEVNFWTTFNEIGPIGDGQYLVGKFPPGIQYDLAKVFQSHHNMMVSHARAVKLFKDKGYKGEIGVVHALPTKYPLNPDNPADVRAAELEDIIHNKFILDATYLGRYSEETMEGVNHILAVNGGSLDLREEDFAVLEAAKDLNDFLGINYYMSDWMQAFDGETEIIHNGKGEKGSSKYQIKGVGRRVAPDYVPRTDWDWIIYPQGLYDQIMRVKKDYPNYKKIYITENGLGYKDEFVDGTVYDDGRIDYVKKHMEVIADAISDGANVKGYFIWSLMDVFSWSNGYEKRYGLFYVDFETQERYPKKSAHWYKKLAETQLID; encoded by the coding sequence ATGACAAAAACACTTCCAAAAGACTTTATTTTTGGCGGAGCAACAGCAGCCTACCAAGCAGAAGGTGCTACACATACTGATGGTAAAGGGCCAGTCGCCTGGGACAAATACCTCAAAGATAACTACTGGTACACTGCTGAACCAGCCAGTGATTTCTATCACAAATATCCAGTTGACCTCAAACTTGCAGAAGAATATGGTGTCAATGGTATCCGTATTTCAATCGCTTGGTCACGTATCTTTCCAACTGGTTACGGGAAAGTCAATGCCAAGGGAGTTGAGTTCTATCACAAGTTGTTTGCAGAATGTCACAAACGGCATGTTGAGCCCTTCGTGACTCTTCATCACTTTGACACGCCAGAAGCACTTCATTCAAACGGAGATTTCCTGAATAGAGAAAACATTGATCACTTTGTGGATTATGCGGCCTTCTGTTTTGAAGAATTTCCTGAAGTTAACTTTTGGACAACCTTTAATGAAATTGGGCCGATAGGAGATGGTCAGTATTTGGTTGGGAAATTCCCTCCAGGTATTCAGTACGACCTTGCCAAAGTCTTCCAATCTCATCACAATATGATGGTGTCGCATGCGCGTGCAGTAAAACTTTTCAAGGATAAGGGATATAAGGGGGAAATTGGTGTGGTTCATGCCCTGCCTACTAAGTATCCTCTGAATCCAGATAATCCAGCAGATGTTCGTGCAGCCGAGTTAGAAGATATTATCCATAACAAGTTTATCCTAGACGCGACTTATCTAGGACGATATTCCGAAGAAACCATGGAAGGTGTCAACCATATCTTAGCAGTTAATGGTGGAAGCTTAGATCTGCGTGAAGAAGACTTCGCAGTCCTAGAAGCTGCAAAAGACCTGAATGACTTCCTCGGTATTAACTACTATATGAGTGATTGGATGCAAGCCTTTGATGGCGAAACAGAAATCATTCATAACGGTAAGGGTGAAAAAGGAAGCTCTAAGTATCAGATTAAGGGAGTTGGACGTCGAGTAGCTCCAGATTATGTGCCACGTACGGACTGGGATTGGATTATCTATCCTCAAGGTTTGTATGATCAAATCATGCGCGTGAAGAAAGATTACCCAAATTACAAGAAAATCTACATCACAGAGAATGGTCTCGGATACAAAGATGAGTTTGTGGATGGAACAGTCTACGATGATGGACGGATTGATTATGTTAAGAAACATATGGAAGTGATTGCAGATGCAATCTCCGATGGAGCCAATGTAAAAGGCTACTTTATCTGGTCGCTGATGGATGTCTTTTCTTGGTCAAATGGCTATGAAAAGCGTTATGGACTATTCTATGTTGATTTTGAGACCCAGGAGCGCTATCCAAAGAAATCGGCTCACTGGTACAAGAAACTAGCTGAGACACAACTTATTGATTAA